A stretch of Canis lupus baileyi chromosome 7, mCanLup2.hap1, whole genome shotgun sequence DNA encodes these proteins:
- the BEND3 gene encoding BEN domain-containing protein 3 isoform X2, with protein sequence MWEALLAGMRNRENSSPCQGNGEPAGRGKAPGMGWPGDEEPCNDATAPSYKKPLYGISHKIMEKKNPPAGDGLSTYELFEKANASNSPSPLRLLNEPQKRDCGGGGGAAAASDGDPNIYFLIQKMFYMLNTLSSNMSQLHSKVDLLSLEVSRIKKQVSPSEMVAKFQPPPEYQLTAAELKQIVDQSLSGGDLACRLLVQLFPELFSDVDFSRGCSACGFAAKRKLESLHLQLIRNYVEVYYPSVKDTAVWQAECLPQLNDFFSRFWAQREMEDSQPGGQVPGFFEAEQVDAGHFLDSKDQEEALSLERSSTIASDHVVDTQDLTEFLDEASSPGEFAVFLLHRLFPELFDHRKLGEQFSCYGDGGKQELDPQRLQIIRNYTEIYFPDMQEEDAWLQQCAQRLNDELEGLALDGGSEGEAARDDCYDSSSLPDDISVVKVEDSFEGERPGRRSKKIWLVPIDFDKLEIPQPDFEVPGAERLLSKEQLRSIYESSLSIGNFASRLLVHLFPELFTHENLRKQYNCSGSLGKKQLDPSRIKLIRHYVQLLYPRAKNDRVWTLEFVGKLDERCRRRDTEQRRSYQQQRKVHVPGPECRDLASYAINPERFREEFEGPPLPPERSSKDFCKIPLDELVVPSPDFPVPSPYLLSDKEVREIVQQSLSVGNFAARLLVRLFPELFTAENLRLQYNHSGACNKKQLDPTRLRLIRHYVEAVYPVEKMEEVWHYECIPSIDERCRRPNRKKCDILKKAKKVEK encoded by the exons ATGTGGGAG GCGCTCCTCGCAGGCATGCGCAACCGGGAGAACAGCTCGCCCTGCCAGGGCAACGGGGAGCCGGCGGGCAGGGGCAAGGCCCCGGGCATGGGGTGGCCCGGCGACGAGGAGCCCTGCAACGACGCGACCGCCCCGTCCTACAAGAAGCCTCTGTACGGCATCTCGCACAAGATCATGGAGAAGAAGAACCCCCCGGCCGGGGACGGGCTCAGCACCTACGAGCTCTTTGAAAAGGCGAACGCCAGCAACAGCCCGTCCCCGCTGCGGCTCCTGAACGAGCCCCAGAAGCGGgactgcgggggtgggggcggggcggcggcggccagcGACGGGGACCCCAACATCTACTTTCTGATCCAGAAGATGTTCTATATGCTCAACACGCTCTCTTCCAACATGTCCCAGCTGCACAGCAAGGTGGACCTGCTGTCGCTGGAAGTGAGCCGCATCAAGAAGCAGGTGAGCCCCAGCGAGATGGTGGCCAAGTTCCAGCCACCCCCCGAGTACCAGCTCACGGCGGCGGAGCTCAAGCAGATCGTGGACCAGAGCCTGTCGGGCGGCGACCTGGCCTGCCGCCTGCTGGTGCAGCTCTTCCCGGAGCTCTTCAGCGACGTGGACTTCTCCCGCGGCTGCAGTGCGTGCGGCTTCGCGGCCAAGCGCAAGCTGGAGTCGCTGCACCTGCAGCTCATCCGCAACTACGTGGAGGTCTACTACCCGTCGGTGAAGGACACGGCCGTGTGGCAGGCCGAGTGCCTGCCGCAGCTCAACGACTTCTTCAGCCGCTTCTGGGCCCAGCGGGAAATGGAGGACAGCCAGCCCGGCGGCCAGGTCCCCGGCTTCTTCGAGGCCGAGCAGGTGGACGCGGGCCACTTCCTGGACAGCAAGGACCAGGAGGAGGCCCTGTCCCTGGAGCGGAGCAGCACCATCGCCTCGGACCACGTGGTGGACACGCAGGACCTCACCGAGTTCCTGGACGAAGCCTCGTCGCCCGGCGAGTTCGCCGTGTTCCTTCTGCACCGGCTCTTCCCCGAGCTCTTCGACCACCGCAAGCTGGGCGAGCAGTTCAGCTGCTACGGGGACGGCGGCAAGCAGGAGCTGGACCCGCAGCGGCTGCAGATCATCCGCAACTACACGGAGATCTACTTCCCCGACATGCAGGAGGAGGACGCCTGGCTGCAGCAGTGCGCCCAGCGCCTCAACGACGAGCTCGAGGGCCTGGCGCTGGACGGCGGCAGCGAGGGCGAGGCGGCCCGCGACGACTGCTACGACTCCTCCAGCCTGCCCGACGACATCTCCGTGGTCAAGGTGGAGGACAGCTTCGAGGGCGAGCGGCCCGGACGGCGGTCCAAGAAGATCTGGCTGGTGCCCATCGACTTCGACAAGCTGGAGATCCCGCAGCCCGACTTCGAGGTGCCGGGCGCCGAGcgcctgctcagcaaggagcagCTGCGCAGCATCTACGAGAGCAGCCTGTCCATCGGCAACTTCGCGTCGCGCCTGCTGGTGCACCTCTTCCCCGAGCTCTTCACGCACGAGAACCTGCGCAAGCAGTACAACTGCAGCGGCTCCCTGGGCAAGAAGCAGCTGGACCCGTCCCGCATCAAGCTCATCCGCCACTACGTGCAGCTGCTGTACCCGCGCGCCAAGAACGACCGCGTGTGGACGCTGGAGTTCGTGGGCAAGCTGGACGAGCGCTGCCGGCGCCGGGACACGGAGCAGCGGCGCTCCTACCAGCAGCAGCGCAAGGTCCACGTGCCGGGCCCCGAGTGCAGGGACCTGGCGAGCTATGCAATCAACCCCGAGAGGTTCCGAGAGGAGTTCGAGgggcccccgctgccccccgAGAGAAGCAGCAAGGACTTCTGCAAGATCCCCCTGGACGAGCTGGTGGTTCCCTCGCCCGACTTCCCGGTGCCTTCGCCGTACCTGCTGTCGGACAAGGAGGTGCGCGAGATCGTGCAGCAGAGCCTCTCCGTGGGCAACTTCGCCGCGCGGCTCCTGGTCAGGCTCTTCCCCGAACTCTTCACTGCCGAGAACCTGCGGCTGCAGTACAACCACTCGGGCGCCTGCAACAAGAAGCAGCTGGACCCCACGCGCCTGCGGCTCATCCGCCACTATGTGGAGGCCGTGTACCCGGTGGAGAAGATGGAGGAGGTGTGGCACTACGAGTGCATCCCGAGCATCGACGAGCGGTGCCGCCGCCCCAACAGGAAGAAATGCGACATCCTCAAGAAAGCCAAGAAAGTGGAGAAGTGA
- the MTRES1 gene encoding mitochondrial transcription rescue factor 1 isoform X1, whose protein sequence is MVRMPTSFLENKSVICTMAMTSVRLPASVLRKPDAWIGLWGALQGTPPYKLCASWNRYLYFSSTQLNTSNCKTFFHNVFSLRLRGLLISPEYIFPFSIRLKSNISSKKSTKKTQQKAEEEEDSDEESDREMSEREEELEDDPSVVKDYKDLEKVVQSFRYDVILKTGLDVGRNKVEDAFYKGELRLNGEKLWKKSRTVKVGDTLDLLIGEDKEAETETVMRVLLKKVLEEKTESEKYRVVLRRWKKLKLPKKSMSK, encoded by the exons ATGGTTAGGATGCCCActtcatttctggaaaacaaatcT GTTATATGCACCATGGCTATGACTAGTGTCAGATTGCCTGCCAGTGTTTTGAGAAAGCCAGATGCCTGGATTGGACTCTGGGGAGCGCTACAAGGGACACCTCCATATAAACTCTGTGCTTCCTGGAATCGATACTTATATTTTTCTAGTACCCAGTTAAACACATCAAATTGTAAAACATTTTTCCATAACGTTTTCTCACTGAGACTCCGAGGGCTTTTAATATCtccagaatatatttttccattttccataagACTTAAAAGTAATATAAGCTCTAAAAAGTCCACTAAGAAGACTCAGCAAAAGGCCGAAGAGGAAGAGGACTCTGATGAAGAGAGTGATCGTGAGATGAGTGAGCGGGAAGAGGAGCTCGAGGATGACCCCAGTGTGGTCAAAGACTATAAAGACCTGGAAAAAGTAGTGCAGTCTTTCCGGTATGATGTTATCCTAAAGACAGGCCTAGATGTTGGAAGAAA caaagtggAAGATGCATTCTACAAAGGTGAACTCaggctgaatggggaaaaattatgGAAGAAAAGCAGAACG gTGAAAGTGGGAGATACATTGGATCTTCTAATTGGAGAGGATAAAGAAGCTGAAACAGAGACAGTCATGAGAGTTCTCCTGAAAAAAGTGTTGGAGGAGAAAACGGAAAGTGAAAAGTACAGAGTGGTCCTACGCCGGTGGAAAAAGTTAAAGTTGCCTAAAAAGAGTATGTCTAAATAA
- the MTRES1 gene encoding mitochondrial transcription rescue factor 1 isoform X3 has protein sequence MAMTSVRLPASVLRKPDAWIGLWGALQGTPPYKLCASWNRYLYFSSTQLNTSNCKTFFHNVFSLRLRGLLISPEYIFPFSIRLKSNISSKKSTKKTQQKAEEEEDSDEESDREMSEREEELEDDPSVVKDYKDLEKVVQSFRYDVILKTGLDVGRNKVEDAFYKGELRLNGEKLWKKSRTVKVGDTLDLLIGEDKEAETETVMRVLLKKVLEEKTESEKYRVVLRRWKKLKLPKKSMSK, from the exons ATGGCTATGACTAGTGTCAGATTGCCTGCCAGTGTTTTGAGAAAGCCAGATGCCTGGATTGGACTCTGGGGAGCGCTACAAGGGACACCTCCATATAAACTCTGTGCTTCCTGGAATCGATACTTATATTTTTCTAGTACCCAGTTAAACACATCAAATTGTAAAACATTTTTCCATAACGTTTTCTCACTGAGACTCCGAGGGCTTTTAATATCtccagaatatatttttccattttccataagACTTAAAAGTAATATAAGCTCTAAAAAGTCCACTAAGAAGACTCAGCAAAAGGCCGAAGAGGAAGAGGACTCTGATGAAGAGAGTGATCGTGAGATGAGTGAGCGGGAAGAGGAGCTCGAGGATGACCCCAGTGTGGTCAAAGACTATAAAGACCTGGAAAAAGTAGTGCAGTCTTTCCGGTATGATGTTATCCTAAAGACAGGCCTAGATGTTGGAAGAAA caaagtggAAGATGCATTCTACAAAGGTGAACTCaggctgaatggggaaaaattatgGAAGAAAAGCAGAACG gTGAAAGTGGGAGATACATTGGATCTTCTAATTGGAGAGGATAAAGAAGCTGAAACAGAGACAGTCATGAGAGTTCTCCTGAAAAAAGTGTTGGAGGAGAAAACGGAAAGTGAAAAGTACAGAGTGGTCCTACGCCGGTGGAAAAAGTTAAAGTTGCCTAAAAAGAGTATGTCTAAATAA
- the MTRES1 gene encoding mitochondrial transcription rescue factor 1 isoform X2: MQVICTMAMTSVRLPASVLRKPDAWIGLWGALQGTPPYKLCASWNRYLYFSSTQLNTSNCKTFFHNVFSLRLRGLLISPEYIFPFSIRLKSNISSKKSTKKTQQKAEEEEDSDEESDREMSEREEELEDDPSVVKDYKDLEKVVQSFRYDVILKTGLDVGRNKVEDAFYKGELRLNGEKLWKKSRTVKVGDTLDLLIGEDKEAETETVMRVLLKKVLEEKTESEKYRVVLRRWKKLKLPKKSMSK, from the exons ATGCAG GTTATATGCACCATGGCTATGACTAGTGTCAGATTGCCTGCCAGTGTTTTGAGAAAGCCAGATGCCTGGATTGGACTCTGGGGAGCGCTACAAGGGACACCTCCATATAAACTCTGTGCTTCCTGGAATCGATACTTATATTTTTCTAGTACCCAGTTAAACACATCAAATTGTAAAACATTTTTCCATAACGTTTTCTCACTGAGACTCCGAGGGCTTTTAATATCtccagaatatatttttccattttccataagACTTAAAAGTAATATAAGCTCTAAAAAGTCCACTAAGAAGACTCAGCAAAAGGCCGAAGAGGAAGAGGACTCTGATGAAGAGAGTGATCGTGAGATGAGTGAGCGGGAAGAGGAGCTCGAGGATGACCCCAGTGTGGTCAAAGACTATAAAGACCTGGAAAAAGTAGTGCAGTCTTTCCGGTATGATGTTATCCTAAAGACAGGCCTAGATGTTGGAAGAAA caaagtggAAGATGCATTCTACAAAGGTGAACTCaggctgaatggggaaaaattatgGAAGAAAAGCAGAACG gTGAAAGTGGGAGATACATTGGATCTTCTAATTGGAGAGGATAAAGAAGCTGAAACAGAGACAGTCATGAGAGTTCTCCTGAAAAAAGTGTTGGAGGAGAAAACGGAAAGTGAAAAGTACAGAGTGGTCCTACGCCGGTGGAAAAAGTTAAAGTTGCCTAAAAAGAGTATGTCTAAATAA
- the BEND3 gene encoding BEN domain-containing protein 3 isoform X1 — translation MNSTEFSEDVEEVLKNNTVKVETEAEDAALDCSVSSRSSEKHPLDSVFTALQDSSKRKQPGGDGQPDSVPSVKRRRLIPEALLAGMRNRENSSPCQGNGEPAGRGKAPGMGWPGDEEPCNDATAPSYKKPLYGISHKIMEKKNPPAGDGLSTYELFEKANASNSPSPLRLLNEPQKRDCGGGGGAAAASDGDPNIYFLIQKMFYMLNTLSSNMSQLHSKVDLLSLEVSRIKKQVSPSEMVAKFQPPPEYQLTAAELKQIVDQSLSGGDLACRLLVQLFPELFSDVDFSRGCSACGFAAKRKLESLHLQLIRNYVEVYYPSVKDTAVWQAECLPQLNDFFSRFWAQREMEDSQPGGQVPGFFEAEQVDAGHFLDSKDQEEALSLERSSTIASDHVVDTQDLTEFLDEASSPGEFAVFLLHRLFPELFDHRKLGEQFSCYGDGGKQELDPQRLQIIRNYTEIYFPDMQEEDAWLQQCAQRLNDELEGLALDGGSEGEAARDDCYDSSSLPDDISVVKVEDSFEGERPGRRSKKIWLVPIDFDKLEIPQPDFEVPGAERLLSKEQLRSIYESSLSIGNFASRLLVHLFPELFTHENLRKQYNCSGSLGKKQLDPSRIKLIRHYVQLLYPRAKNDRVWTLEFVGKLDERCRRRDTEQRRSYQQQRKVHVPGPECRDLASYAINPERFREEFEGPPLPPERSSKDFCKIPLDELVVPSPDFPVPSPYLLSDKEVREIVQQSLSVGNFAARLLVRLFPELFTAENLRLQYNHSGACNKKQLDPTRLRLIRHYVEAVYPVEKMEEVWHYECIPSIDERCRRPNRKKCDILKKAKKVEK, via the coding sequence GCGCTCCTCGCAGGCATGCGCAACCGGGAGAACAGCTCGCCCTGCCAGGGCAACGGGGAGCCGGCGGGCAGGGGCAAGGCCCCGGGCATGGGGTGGCCCGGCGACGAGGAGCCCTGCAACGACGCGACCGCCCCGTCCTACAAGAAGCCTCTGTACGGCATCTCGCACAAGATCATGGAGAAGAAGAACCCCCCGGCCGGGGACGGGCTCAGCACCTACGAGCTCTTTGAAAAGGCGAACGCCAGCAACAGCCCGTCCCCGCTGCGGCTCCTGAACGAGCCCCAGAAGCGGgactgcgggggtgggggcggggcggcggcggccagcGACGGGGACCCCAACATCTACTTTCTGATCCAGAAGATGTTCTATATGCTCAACACGCTCTCTTCCAACATGTCCCAGCTGCACAGCAAGGTGGACCTGCTGTCGCTGGAAGTGAGCCGCATCAAGAAGCAGGTGAGCCCCAGCGAGATGGTGGCCAAGTTCCAGCCACCCCCCGAGTACCAGCTCACGGCGGCGGAGCTCAAGCAGATCGTGGACCAGAGCCTGTCGGGCGGCGACCTGGCCTGCCGCCTGCTGGTGCAGCTCTTCCCGGAGCTCTTCAGCGACGTGGACTTCTCCCGCGGCTGCAGTGCGTGCGGCTTCGCGGCCAAGCGCAAGCTGGAGTCGCTGCACCTGCAGCTCATCCGCAACTACGTGGAGGTCTACTACCCGTCGGTGAAGGACACGGCCGTGTGGCAGGCCGAGTGCCTGCCGCAGCTCAACGACTTCTTCAGCCGCTTCTGGGCCCAGCGGGAAATGGAGGACAGCCAGCCCGGCGGCCAGGTCCCCGGCTTCTTCGAGGCCGAGCAGGTGGACGCGGGCCACTTCCTGGACAGCAAGGACCAGGAGGAGGCCCTGTCCCTGGAGCGGAGCAGCACCATCGCCTCGGACCACGTGGTGGACACGCAGGACCTCACCGAGTTCCTGGACGAAGCCTCGTCGCCCGGCGAGTTCGCCGTGTTCCTTCTGCACCGGCTCTTCCCCGAGCTCTTCGACCACCGCAAGCTGGGCGAGCAGTTCAGCTGCTACGGGGACGGCGGCAAGCAGGAGCTGGACCCGCAGCGGCTGCAGATCATCCGCAACTACACGGAGATCTACTTCCCCGACATGCAGGAGGAGGACGCCTGGCTGCAGCAGTGCGCCCAGCGCCTCAACGACGAGCTCGAGGGCCTGGCGCTGGACGGCGGCAGCGAGGGCGAGGCGGCCCGCGACGACTGCTACGACTCCTCCAGCCTGCCCGACGACATCTCCGTGGTCAAGGTGGAGGACAGCTTCGAGGGCGAGCGGCCCGGACGGCGGTCCAAGAAGATCTGGCTGGTGCCCATCGACTTCGACAAGCTGGAGATCCCGCAGCCCGACTTCGAGGTGCCGGGCGCCGAGcgcctgctcagcaaggagcagCTGCGCAGCATCTACGAGAGCAGCCTGTCCATCGGCAACTTCGCGTCGCGCCTGCTGGTGCACCTCTTCCCCGAGCTCTTCACGCACGAGAACCTGCGCAAGCAGTACAACTGCAGCGGCTCCCTGGGCAAGAAGCAGCTGGACCCGTCCCGCATCAAGCTCATCCGCCACTACGTGCAGCTGCTGTACCCGCGCGCCAAGAACGACCGCGTGTGGACGCTGGAGTTCGTGGGCAAGCTGGACGAGCGCTGCCGGCGCCGGGACACGGAGCAGCGGCGCTCCTACCAGCAGCAGCGCAAGGTCCACGTGCCGGGCCCCGAGTGCAGGGACCTGGCGAGCTATGCAATCAACCCCGAGAGGTTCCGAGAGGAGTTCGAGgggcccccgctgccccccgAGAGAAGCAGCAAGGACTTCTGCAAGATCCCCCTGGACGAGCTGGTGGTTCCCTCGCCCGACTTCCCGGTGCCTTCGCCGTACCTGCTGTCGGACAAGGAGGTGCGCGAGATCGTGCAGCAGAGCCTCTCCGTGGGCAACTTCGCCGCGCGGCTCCTGGTCAGGCTCTTCCCCGAACTCTTCACTGCCGAGAACCTGCGGCTGCAGTACAACCACTCGGGCGCCTGCAACAAGAAGCAGCTGGACCCCACGCGCCTGCGGCTCATCCGCCACTATGTGGAGGCCGTGTACCCGGTGGAGAAGATGGAGGAGGTGTGGCACTACGAGTGCATCCCGAGCATCGACGAGCGGTGCCGCCGCCCCAACAGGAAGAAATGCGACATCCTCAAGAAAGCCAAGAAAGTGGAGAAGTGA